GCACTGATGGCCGCCGATGGCGACCAGACGCTGGCCGATCAATTGCTCGGCGCCTGCGGCATGGACCCCGAAAGCGGTTATGTCGTCCCCGACAGTCTGCTGGCGGCGGGCAATGCCCGTGAGATCGCCGAGGGACTGGCCAAGGCGGGGTCGCCCTTCGATGCCGATTATCTCACCGAAGCGCTGGATGCGATTTTCGCCAATGCCGCCGAGCTTTCCGTGCCGGTGACCGATCTTCATGCGCTGTTTGCAAAGCTGCGACAGCGCGGCCTGAAGCTCGGCATCGCCTCCTCAGACAACGAACGCTCGATCCGCGCCATCGTCCAGCGGTTCGGGCTTGAGCCGCATGTGGATTTCATTGCCGGTTACGATAGCGGGTTTGGCTGCAAGCCGGAGCCGGGCATGGTGCATGGCTTTTGCCAGGCGACCGGCCTTGCCCCCGCAAACGTAGCCGTGGTCGGCGACAATAATCACGACCTGTTGATGGGCCGCAATGCAGGCGCCGGGCTTTCCATCGCCGTGCTGACTGGCACCGGATCGCGCCTGACGCTGGAAGCCGGCAGCGATTTCTGCCTGAACGACATTACCGAACTTGAACAGGTCCTGGGTTGAGGGGCAGCCGATGAAGCTGCATGCACCCTCATTTTGGTGGCAAAAAGCCGGATTTTCAGCCCTGGCGCTATGGCCGCTGTCTTTCCTCTATGGCCGAATTGCCGCCCGGCGCATGCGCGGGTCTTCAGCCTATGCTCCCGCGTTACCGGTGATCTGTATCGGCAATGTCACGCTTGGCGGCGCTGGCAAGACGCCGACGGCCCTGGCTCTGGCCAAGGCCGCCCTTGCCATGGGCCTGAAGCCCGGCTTTCTCAGCCGTGGCTATGGTGGAACGGTCCGCCGCCCGACCTTGGTCGATCCGGGCCACCACACCGCCAAGGATGTCGGTGACGAACCGCTACTCCTCGCCTCAGTGGCGCCAACAGTGGTGGCATCGCGTCGCCGCGACGGAGCCAGGGAACTGGAACGCCAAGGCATAGACCTGATCATCATGGATGACGGATTTCAAAGCGCGCAGATCCGCATCGATTGTGCCGTGGTGGTGACCGACAGTTACAAAGGCGACGGCAATGGTTTCGTCTTTCCCGCCGGGCCATTGCGGGCACCGCTGGCAATCCAGTTTCAAAAGCTGGACATGCTGCTGGTGGTCGGCAAGGGCGATGCCGCCATTCCGATGGTGCGGCGGGCGGCACGGATGGGCAAGCCGGTATTGACCGCGCAGCTTCATCCCCTGCCCGGCCCAAACCTTAGGGGCCAGCGGGTGCTGGCTTATGCTGGCATTGCCGATCCGGAAAAATTCTACCGCACCCTGCGCGAAATGGGTGCAGACATCGTCGTTGCCAGAGGATTTGGCGATCACCAGGCCTTGTCCGCTTCGGCAATTGCCGAACTGATCGAAGAGGCTGAGGCCAACGCCCTGCTGCTGGTGACGACCGCCAAGGACCAGGCCCGGCTACGGGGTTCAAGTCGGGGTGGCGCAGGAAAAGACCGGGCAGAGGAACTGCTGGCCAAATCCACCGTGATCGAGATCGAGATGAACTTCGATGATCCG
The nucleotide sequence above comes from Agrobacterium vitis. Encoded proteins:
- a CDS encoding HAD family hydrolase, which gives rise to MTGSGIVTDDLARSAPKIGGILFDKDGTLLDYDASWAPVNRQLALMAADGDQTLADQLLGACGMDPESGYVVPDSLLAAGNAREIAEGLAKAGSPFDADYLTEALDAIFANAAELSVPVTDLHALFAKLRQRGLKLGIASSDNERSIRAIVQRFGLEPHVDFIAGYDSGFGCKPEPGMVHGFCQATGLAPANVAVVGDNNHDLLMGRNAGAGLSIAVLTGTGSRLTLEAGSDFCLNDITELEQVLG
- the lpxK gene encoding tetraacyldisaccharide 4'-kinase yields the protein MKLHAPSFWWQKAGFSALALWPLSFLYGRIAARRMRGSSAYAPALPVICIGNVTLGGAGKTPTALALAKAALAMGLKPGFLSRGYGGTVRRPTLVDPGHHTAKDVGDEPLLLASVAPTVVASRRRDGARELERQGIDLIIMDDGFQSAQIRIDCAVVVTDSYKGDGNGFVFPAGPLRAPLAIQFQKLDMLLVVGKGDAAIPMVRRAARMGKPVLTAQLHPLPGPNLRGQRVLAYAGIADPEKFYRTLREMGADIVVARGFGDHQALSASAIAELIEEAEANALLLVTTAKDQARLRGSSRGGAGKDRAEELLAKSTVIEIEMNFDDPAVPSRIVDRARDRFQKSR